The Trichoplusia ni isolate ovarian cell line Hi5 chromosome 17, tn1, whole genome shotgun sequence genome includes a region encoding these proteins:
- the LOC113502516 gene encoding translation initiation factor eIF-2B subunit gamma — protein sequence MHKLLEFQAVVLAAGRGSRLPDVGGSVSKCLLPVGPYPVLWYSLNLLEKIGFQETLVVVLDEDKSNILNALEKCPLKIKYELIVIPSDEDWGTANSLKHISSRVTTDLLVISGDLITNINLNEVLNVHRKYDAALTTLFFNNGPEEWIELPGPKTKAKPDRDLVCIDKETQRLVFLASASDFEENVTIPRILVKKFDAISMYSRLLDAHVYVMKQWVISYLVECDRFTSVKGELIPHIVKKQLSKPKNPAEKKGTSEKNVEITKDIFDFAVESGYESKIRGMTAFNDHMLGSKGIFYNDLLRCYAHIPSKNTFGIRVNTLSSFYLSNNKILSKWEQLTGLPLTDRIHPDSEVKTKQIDESSTVGEKSIISEKTSIKNTFIGANCTVENKVRLTNCILMNNVTIKEGCVLQDCVLYTGATVDTGCNLQYCLVGPHHEVAASTSSNHQLHAETTDNMITLG from the exons ATGCATAAATTACTGGAATTCCAAGCAGTAGTGTTGGCTGCAGGGAGGGGTTCTCGGCTGCCAGATGTCGGCGGATCGGTATCAAAGTGTCTGTTACCGGTAGGGCCTTATCCAGTCCTTTGGTACTCACTAAACTTACTCGAAAAAATAGGTTTCCAAG AAACTCTTGTGGTAGTCCTCGATGAAGACAAATCTAACATCCTAAATGCATTAGAAAAATGtccattaaaaattaagtatgaGTTAATAGTTATTCCATCGGATGAAGACTGGGGCACAGCAAACTCACTAAAGCACATTAGCAGCAGAGTGACAACTGACCTTCTTGTCATCTCCGGAGACCTTATCACAAACATCAATCTTAATGAAGTATTGAATGTTCATAGAAAGTATGATGCAGCACTCACTACTTTATTCTTCAACAATGGTCCAGAAGAATGGATAGAGCTACCGGGCCCAAAAACCAAGGCAAAGCCGGACCGAGACTTAGTTTGTATTGACAAAGAAACACAGAGGCTTGTCTTCTTAGCAAGTGCAAGTGACTTTGAAGAAAATGTTACCATACCTAGAATTTTGGTAAAGAAATTTGATGCCATTAGCATGTATAGCAGACTGTTAGATGCTCATGTGTATGTCATGAAGCAATGGGTGATTTCTTATTTAGTGGAGTGTGATAGATTCACATCAGTAAAAGGAGAGCTTATACCCCATATTGTCAAAAAGCAATTGTCCAAGCCTAAAAACCCAGCAGAGAAAAAAGGAACTTCTgagaaaaatgttgaaattacaAAAGATATATTTGACTTTGCTGTGGAGAGTGGGTATGAGAGTAAGATAAGAGGAATGACGGCATTCAATGATCATATGCTTGGTAGCAAAGGTATCTTCTACAATGATCTATTAAGATGTTACGCTCATATTCCAAGTAAAAACACATTTGGTATCCGAGTGAACACTCTTTCGTCCTTTTATTTATCTAACAATAAG attttatcaaaatgggAACAATTAACAGGACTACCTCTAACTGACAGAATCCATCCAGACAGTGAAGTGAAGACAAAACAAATTGATGAATCAAGTACAGTGGGTGAAAAAAGTATTATCAGTGAGAAAACTTCtatcaaaaacacatttattggTGCTAACTGTACTGTTGAGAACAAAGTGAGGCTGACTAACTGTATCTTGATGAATAATGTCACAATTAAAGAAGG TTGTGTGCTTCAAGACTGTGTTTTGTACACCGGTGCGACGGTAGATACCGGTTGTAACCTCCAGTACTGTCTTGTCGGCCCACACCATGAGGTGGCGGCATCTACGTCCAGCAATCACCAGCTACACGCCGAGACTACCGACAACATGATCACGCTGGGTTAA
- the LOC113502514 gene encoding mucin-5AC-like — translation MRRQARISGGGALVVRTASALQVWLWLLIFIFQNEFRISRSIQPGYLDFDNLPETNFTCAGKVIGGYYADLETSCQMFHVCTVGQNDEPMDIKFLCLNGTVFDQETRVCERVDEVDCTKSEKFYSLNLELYGSTMPSIIQPDQVKPQAQPTEQSQQHTKPNLENDPSIDDSPTTTQDKNLAHSTDIIDSTEDPIQDIKRDEPKVQQTAKPTHTLLSSDNEELTEEYQEDEDTDYDDYVHHPTTTTKHVTSTTSTTTTTTTTTTTTPRPPTTTLLPSTTRSPSPIPHLISSPSPVLSSLSPPLPSFPPSLPSAPSAPSAPSAPSAPFVQSAPSAPSAPSNLPTLDPSLLSPQEFIYRHRGPGSEAISFQRQSFRPADGVYITHAPPQQFDHFQYESSRTAPRPVAQRPNSFVQRPQPAPFRPTTLDPRDQLLRPGPTSQPSERHETSVKQQNRPQSYPQSLPSQRPLPFNPFYYERKRSDEIVPGTESSLSARSVAPPNVTEKPPIKLKSPPRVIVTASASVSDSNGKRLNYTVGNVVSAVKPIVPINYDDYKESDLIFDPFFLDVPKLQKRRKTRSYKNRNIFTVPSTATVASELMSDKSEVTIVSVTSQATTIRKPASEKSVATTTTAWNPNDYVDDNYEPSAYIPPIPPVAVLVPHELNKYNKHDRTSKNYLVVDNTHSDHKANVGNIEQSKPTSASAQQTTSSHGAGAGRGPPAASPPPPPPPPLLEAPACATSRSTNCRTRA, via the exons ATGCGGCGGCAAGCTCGGATCTCAGGCGGCGGCGCGCTCGTCGTACGCACCGCCTCTGCCTTGCAAG TTTGGCTGTGGTTGCTGATATTCATATTCCAGAACGAGTTTCGAATATCCAGGTCTATTCAGCCGGGT TATTTGGACTTCGACAATTTACCCGAGACAAATTTCACGTGCGCTGGCAAGGTGATCGGCGGCTACTATGCGGACCTGGAGACCTCGTGCCAGATGTTCCACGTGTGCACGGTGGGCCAGAATGACGAGCCCATGGACATTAAGTTCCTGTGCCTTAATGGCACTGTGTTTGATCAG GAGACAAGAGTTTGTGAGAGAGTTGACGAAGTAGATTGTACAAAGTCTGAAAAGTTCTACAGTTTAAATTTAGAGTTATACGGCAGCACAATGCCATCCATCATACAGCCAGACCAAGTGAAACCTCAAGCACAACCAACTGAACAGTCACAACAGCACACTAAACCAAATCTTGAAAATGACCCTTCAATAGACGATTCGCCAACAACAACACAAGACAAAAATTTAGCACATTCGACTGATATCATCGATTCGACTGAAGATCCCATTCAAGACATAAAACGAGATGAACCGAAAGTCCAACAAACTGCAAAGCCCACACATACGCTTCTATCGTCAGATAATGAGGAACTTACCGAAG AGTACCAAGAAGATGAAGACACTGACTACGATGACTACGTACACCATCCAACCACAACTACGAAACATGTAACTTCTACAACAAGTACCACCACAACGACGACCACAACTACGACAACCACACCCAGACCTCCGACAACCACGTTATTGCCATCAACGACCCGATCTCCATCTCCTATACCCCATCTTATATCTTCACCGTCACCAGTACTCTCCTCATTGTCCCCTCCATTACCTTCATTTCCTCCTTCACTTCCATCGGCACCCTCTGCGCCTTCAGCCCCTTCTGCCCCATCAGCACCTTTTGTACAGTCTGCACCATCTGCGCCTTCTGCTCCATCAAACTTGCCCACTTTGGACCCGTCCCTACTATCTCCACAAGAATTCATCTACCGCCATCGAGGTCCAGGTTCCGAGGCCATTTCTTTTCAACGCCAAAGTTTTCGTCCCGCTGATGGAGTTTACATAACGCATGCGCCACCGCAACAGTTCGATCACTTTCAATATGAGTCTTCAAGAACTGCACCGCGGCCGGTCGCTCAAAGGCCCAACTCTTTTGTTCAACGACCTCAACCAGCACCTTTCCGACCGACAACATTAGATCCCCGTGACCAATTACTACGTCCTGGTCCAACGTCTCAACCTTCAGAACGACACGAAACATCAGTAAAGCAACAAAATAGACCTCAATCGTATCCTCAATCATTGCCATCACAGAGACCGTTGCCGTTCAATCCTTTTTACTACGAAAGAAAGCGAAGTGATGAAATAGTTCCAGGAACGGAATCTTCGTTATCAGCGCGTTCGGTTGCTCCACCAAATGTAACAGAAAAACCACCTATCAAATTGAAAAGTCCACCACGCGTTATCGTAACGGCCAGTGCATCAGTCAGTGACAGTAACGGTAAAAGACTTAACTATACAGTGGGCAACGTTGTGAGTGCTGTGAAACCGATAGTACCGATAAACTATGATGACTATAAAGAGTCTGATCTGATTTTTGATCCATTCTTTCTCGATGTGCCAAAACTACAAAAACGACGAAAAACTAgatcttataaaaatagaaatatattcaCTGTTCCGTCCACAGCCACTGTGGCTTCTGAATTAATGTCAGATAAATCTGAAGTCACAATAGTATCCGTGACGTCTCAAGCAACAACCATACGAAAACCGGCTAGTGAGAAATCAGTAGCAACTACTACCACCGCGTGGAATCCTAATGATTACGTGGATGATAACTACGAGCCTAGCGCGTACATACCACCAATACCGCCTGTTGCGGTGCTAGTGCCTCACgagctaaataaatataacaaacacGATAGAACGTCTAAAAATTATTTAGTTGTGGATAATACTCACAGTGATCACAAAGCTAATGTTGGCAACATAGAGCAATCCAAGCCGACGTCGGCGTCTGCGCAGCAGACAACCTCTAGTCAtggcgcgggcgcgggccggGGGCCCCCcgccgcctcgccgccgccCCCGCCTCCCCCGCCGCTCCTCGAGGCGCCCGCCTGCGCCACTTCGCGCTCTACTAACTGTCGGACTCGTGCCTAA
- the LOC113502513 gene encoding uncharacterized protein LOC113502513 isoform X2 has protein sequence MDPFAVIDENPGIMNVKEIIDTAFGDFEKNTVNFKLVQAVLLILAKQLRLLERRVEVEMGPLPLIPTGSSLSVTEVKIHTMQKKKKKTKGGEDEGDKRKTKGGKGRKAQTGGSAPDKNTPEKTSSGKSSADKTSSGRNAYEKTGGGTTDRAASVKSPSERTASARSEKTTTDKTSSSKSTSDKTSTDKTSSAKSTADKTSTSKSTSDKTTTSKSTSDKTSTGRSTSDKASTDKTSSGGKSSSDKTSTDKTSTDKTSTDKTSSDKTSTDKTSSDKTSTDKTSSDKTSTDKASTDKTSSDKTSTDKTSSDKTSTDKTYSSKTTSSSKDKSSVKSPTSSGKGSRKGDADKASLKRTHKAGGGGGGVGGGGGSAVQLGPVDLNQLEEQKEKVLRIIHQRADSFEESNKTPTPMASAESLEPHYEKLLVVHRTPSKELRKAHGHMPRISVVTQEQFEELADMVRQLQRKLLPLGTPTFPEHIELMEELRKGASLTDAMAALQLSARLEATEKGLEHIIGMVTELAKRTPGVVVDETLFHFGIRPEGAMAHGGAIGGGGGYGGEGVGGGVGYRGGGSTRPGSSSTRPGSGVPSSGASGISGHTGAGGVTGGGVGSARAGTPNTTSGSGRGSGSGRGSGSSGSGSAGRHGKHGIKSGGVSTATSTFGSEAGTYTTQQSDRSPQKHYSTHPRSQEETSEAATDTTESKETGTGHSKVTDESKASSEFAIKVEHVTFQALDEAMNELHTSIFNTVTAITKRTTKTAENAFKLASSLEGKLEAGLVASARMNTLEDLVDQYAAQINALDTGLSSQMTNYQEQLTQMQHDLEVGLETMAEVLANTGGDTAAVAELNSHFTTLQMDFDNMLYRQRELKDCLESISFDLEGLWKQIEMLRDIKSDREEVVDALRDKAGIGELNGLVSLHQFEAVRGDFEKRIAAAYDKFNNQEVIWQKAIDDLVRELNEKADIVQVESLKSEINKYLNIMKGRMQFLIDIVGEPKSAMLSRKLFRDTACLSCGSPAHMDHEEPCVVPALPKFHSGRKPAEGAEARLPKGDGDHGICYPGLPLPHPRDPRSHICTRYCGGSHTLINDAPPRPPPGLDVVKVVREITTAEGTDGRMYVVDNPEKFPCKPCNLKKNPPTPTEIIKDPTTVDYADVTPPPDSQMTAGLGSGEPTLLQDQTVPELTN, from the exons atggaTCCATTTGCTGTTATTGACGAAAACCCTGGCATCATGAATGTTAAAGAAATTATTGACACGGCTTTCGGTGATTTCGAG AAAAACACCGTGAATTTCAAGCTTGTACAGGCAGTACTTCTAATCCTGGCTAAACAACTAAGACTTCTAGAACGGCGGGTGGAGGTAGAGATGGGTCCGCTTCCTTTGATTCCTACTGGTAGTTCTCTGTCTGTAACTGAagtcaaaatacatacaatgcagaagaaaaaaaagaaaacgaaaggGGGTGAGGATGAGGGCGACAAACGAAAGACTAAAGGCGGCAAAGGTCGTAAAGCTCAGACTGGAGGTTCAGCTCCAGACAAAAATACTCCAGAAAAGACATCGTCTGGAAAATCCTCAGCTGATAAGACTTCCTCGGGTAGAAATGCTTATGAGAAAACTGGAGGAGGCACTACAGATAGGGCTGCATCCGTCAAATCCCCTTCAGAAAGGACTGCTTCTGCAAGGTCGGAAAAAACTACGACGGATAAAACTTCATCCAGCAAGTCGAC ATCAGACAAAACTTCGACTGATAAAACTTCATCCGCTAAATCCACCGCGGATAAAACTTCAACCAGCAAGTCAACTTCCGATAAGACTACAACTAGCAAGTCAACCTCCGATAAAACTTCAACTGGTAGATCTACGTCCGATAAGGCTTCCACTGATAAAACTTCATCCGGCGGCAAGTCCTCATCTGATAAAACTTCAACAGATAAAACATCAACGGATAAAACATCAACTGATAAAACTTCATCAGATAAAACATCAACGGATAAAACTTCATCAGATAAAACATCAACGGATAAAACATCATCAGATAAAACTTCAACAGATAAAGCTTCAACAGACAAGACTTCGTCAGATAAGACTTCAACAGACAAGACTTCCTCAGATAAAACTTCAACTGATAAAACGTATTCTTCAAAAACTACGTCATCGAGCAAAGATAAGTCGAGCGTCAAGTCACCTACTTCATCTGGCAAAGGTTCAAGGAAAGGGGACGCTGACAAGGCTTCTCTAAAGCGAACGCACAAAGCTGGTGGCGGCGGTGGTGGTGTTGGTGGTGGGGGTGGCAGTGCTGTGCAg CTAGGTCCTGTGGACCTGAATCAACTGGAGGAGCAAAAGGAAAAAGTTCTGCGTATCATACATCAG AGAGCTGACTCTTTCGAGGAATCAAATAAGACACCCACCCCAATGGCATCTGCTGAATCTTTAG AGCCGCACTACGAAAAATTACTTGTCG TTCACAGAACGCCTAGTAAGGAGTTAAGAAAGG CTCACGGGCACATGCCGCGGATATCAGTTGTAACGCAAGAACAATTTGAAGAATTGGCAGACATGGTCCGCCAGCTTCAACGCAAACTTTTGCCTCTCGGTACTCCGACGTTTCCGGAGCACATTGAACTTATGGAAGAACTTCGTAAAGGTGCTTCTCTCACCGATGCCATGGCGGCATTACAACTGTCAGCTCGATTAGAAGCGACAGAAAAAGGACTGGAACATATCATTGGAATGGTCACAGAATTAGCTAAAAGAACGCCTGGCGTAGTTGTAGAC GAAACATTGTTTCATTTTGGTATCCGTCCTGAAGGAGCGATGGCTCATGGCGGGGCCATTGGCGGCGGAGGCGGATACGGCGGTGAAGGTGTAGGTGGAGGCGTAGGTTACCGGGGAGGCGGTAGTACTAGGCCTGGAAGTAGTAGTACTAGACCTGGAAGTGGTGTTCCATCAAGCGGTGCGTCAGGGATTAGTGGGCATACAGGAGCCGGTGGAGTAACTGGCGGTGGAGTAGGTAGTGCCCGTGCGGGCACCCCGAACACTACGTCTGGCAGTGGTCGGGGTTCTGGTAGTGGCCGTGGATCGGGGAGCTCCGGGAGTGGAAGTGCTGGACGTCATGGAAAACACGGTATTAAATCTGGAGGTGTGAGTACTGCAACGAGCACCTTTGGTTCCGAGGCAGGCACTTACACAACTCAGCAAAGTGATAGAAGCCCACAAAAACACTACTCGACACATCCAAGATCTCAAGAAGAGACATCCGAAGCAGCAACTGATACTACTGAATCTAAAGAAACGGGAACAGGTCATTCGAAAGTAACAGATGAATCAAAGGCTTCAAGCGAATTTGCAATAAAAGTGGAACACGTCACATTCCAAGCTTTGGA tgAAGCTATGAATGAATTGCACACCAGCATATTTAATACAGTAACAGCGATTACGAAACGTACTACAAAAACTGCCGAGAATGCCTTCAAGTTAGCTTCGAGTTTAG aggGAAAACTCGAAGCAGGTTTGGTAGCTAGTGCACGAATGAATACGCTAGAAGACCTTGTCGATCAGTATGCAGCTCAAATTAACGCTCTAGATACTGGTCTCTCGTCtcag ATGACCAATTATCAAGAACAGTTAACACAAATGCAGCATGATTTAGAAGTTGGGTTAGAAACAATGGCTGAAGTTCTAGCTAACACAGGAGGAGATACAGCAG CGGTTGCTGAGCTTAATTCACATTTTACAACTCTTCAAATGGACTTTGACAATATGCTGTATCGACAAAGAGAGTTGAAGGACTGTCTTGAATCAATATCATTTGACCTcgaa GGTCTATGgaaacaaattgaaatgttGAGGGACATTAAATCTGATCGCGAAGAAGTCGTTGATGCCCTAAGAGACAAAGCTGGTATAGGTGAATTAAATGGACTTGTATCGTTACATCAATTTGAGGCAGTAAGAGGTGATTTCGAAAAGCGCATCGCTGCAGCTTATGACAAATTTAATAACCAAGAAGTAATTTGGCAA AAAGCCATTGACGACCTCGTAAGGGAACTTAACGAAAAAGCGGATATAGTTCAAGTGGAATCTTTGAAGAGCGAAATCAACAAATATCTCAATATTATGAAGGGTCGTATGCAATTCTTGATTGATATTGTGGGAGAACCAAAATCTGCAATGCTTTCAAGAAAATTATTCAGAGACACTGCGTGTCTCTCCTGTGGGAGTCCAGCCCATATGGACCATGAAGAACCCTGTGTTGTACCGGCTTTACCAAAGTTCCATTCGGGCAGAAAACCAGCGGAAGGTGCAGAAGCTAGACTGCCTAAAGGAGATGGTGACCATGGAATTTGTTATCCTGGTTTGCCTTTACCACATCCGAGGGATCCAAg ATCGCACATTTGTACGCGATATTGTGGAGGTTCGCATACTTTAATAAACGACGCACCACCCAGGCCACCTCCGGGATTAGATGTTGTGAAGGTCGTGAGAGAAATTACCACGGCAGAGGGAACAGACGGAAGG ATGTATGTGGTCGATAACCCTGAAAAATTTCCATGTAAACCATGCAACCTGAAGAAAAATCCTCCTACGCCAACAGAGATAATTAAAG atCCAACTACAGTCGATTACGCTGACGTCACACCACCTCCAGACTCGCAAATGACTGCAGGACTTGGAAGTGGCGAGCCTACATTACTGCAGGATCAAACTGTCCCAGAATTGACAAATTAA
- the LOC113502513 gene encoding uncharacterized protein LOC113502513 isoform X1, which yields MDPFAVIDENPGIMNVKEIIDTAFGDFEKNTVNFKLVQAVLLILAKQLRLLERRVEVEMGPLPLIPTGSSLSVTEVKIHTMQKKKKKTKGGEDEGDKRKTKGGKGRKAQTGGSAPDKNTPEKTSSGKSSADKTSSGRNAYEKTGGGTTDRAASVKSPSERTASARSEKTTTDKTSSSKSTLDKTSTDKTSTDKTYTDKNYTDKTSTDKNFTDKTSSSKSTSDKTSTDKTSSAKSTADKTSTSKSTSDKTTTSKSTSDKTSTGRSTSDKASTDKTSSGGKSSSDKTSTDKTSTDKTSTDKTSSDKTSTDKTSSDKTSTDKTSSDKTSTDKASTDKTSSDKTSTDKTSSDKTSTDKTYSSKTTSSSKDKSSVKSPTSSGKGSRKGDADKASLKRTHKAGGGGGGVGGGGGSAVQLGPVDLNQLEEQKEKVLRIIHQRADSFEESNKTPTPMASAESLEPHYEKLLVVHRTPSKELRKAHGHMPRISVVTQEQFEELADMVRQLQRKLLPLGTPTFPEHIELMEELRKGASLTDAMAALQLSARLEATEKGLEHIIGMVTELAKRTPGVVVDETLFHFGIRPEGAMAHGGAIGGGGGYGGEGVGGGVGYRGGGSTRPGSSSTRPGSGVPSSGASGISGHTGAGGVTGGGVGSARAGTPNTTSGSGRGSGSGRGSGSSGSGSAGRHGKHGIKSGGVSTATSTFGSEAGTYTTQQSDRSPQKHYSTHPRSQEETSEAATDTTESKETGTGHSKVTDESKASSEFAIKVEHVTFQALDEAMNELHTSIFNTVTAITKRTTKTAENAFKLASSLEGKLEAGLVASARMNTLEDLVDQYAAQINALDTGLSSQMTNYQEQLTQMQHDLEVGLETMAEVLANTGGDTAAVAELNSHFTTLQMDFDNMLYRQRELKDCLESISFDLEGLWKQIEMLRDIKSDREEVVDALRDKAGIGELNGLVSLHQFEAVRGDFEKRIAAAYDKFNNQEVIWQKAIDDLVRELNEKADIVQVESLKSEINKYLNIMKGRMQFLIDIVGEPKSAMLSRKLFRDTACLSCGSPAHMDHEEPCVVPALPKFHSGRKPAEGAEARLPKGDGDHGICYPGLPLPHPRDPRSHICTRYCGGSHTLINDAPPRPPPGLDVVKVVREITTAEGTDGRMYVVDNPEKFPCKPCNLKKNPPTPTEIIKDPTTVDYADVTPPPDSQMTAGLGSGEPTLLQDQTVPELTN from the exons atggaTCCATTTGCTGTTATTGACGAAAACCCTGGCATCATGAATGTTAAAGAAATTATTGACACGGCTTTCGGTGATTTCGAG AAAAACACCGTGAATTTCAAGCTTGTACAGGCAGTACTTCTAATCCTGGCTAAACAACTAAGACTTCTAGAACGGCGGGTGGAGGTAGAGATGGGTCCGCTTCCTTTGATTCCTACTGGTAGTTCTCTGTCTGTAACTGAagtcaaaatacatacaatgcagaagaaaaaaaagaaaacgaaaggGGGTGAGGATGAGGGCGACAAACGAAAGACTAAAGGCGGCAAAGGTCGTAAAGCTCAGACTGGAGGTTCAGCTCCAGACAAAAATACTCCAGAAAAGACATCGTCTGGAAAATCCTCAGCTGATAAGACTTCCTCGGGTAGAAATGCTTATGAGAAAACTGGAGGAGGCACTACAGATAGGGCTGCATCCGTCAAATCCCCTTCAGAAAGGACTGCTTCTGCAAGGTCGGAAAAAACTACGACGGATAAAACTTCATCCAGCAAGTCGACATTAGACAAAACTTCGACTGATAAAACTTCGACGGATAAAACTTACACTGATAAAAATTACACGGATAAAACTTCCACGGATAAAAATTTCACGGATAAAACTTCGTCCAGCAAGTCGACATCAGACAAAACTTCGACTGATAAAACTTCATCCGCTAAATCCACCGCGGATAAAACTTCAACCAGCAAGTCAACTTCCGATAAGACTACAACTAGCAAGTCAACCTCCGATAAAACTTCAACTGGTAGATCTACGTCCGATAAGGCTTCCACTGATAAAACTTCATCCGGCGGCAAGTCCTCATCTGATAAAACTTCAACAGATAAAACATCAACGGATAAAACATCAACTGATAAAACTTCATCAGATAAAACATCAACGGATAAAACTTCATCAGATAAAACATCAACGGATAAAACATCATCAGATAAAACTTCAACAGATAAAGCTTCAACAGACAAGACTTCGTCAGATAAGACTTCAACAGACAAGACTTCCTCAGATAAAACTTCAACTGATAAAACGTATTCTTCAAAAACTACGTCATCGAGCAAAGATAAGTCGAGCGTCAAGTCACCTACTTCATCTGGCAAAGGTTCAAGGAAAGGGGACGCTGACAAGGCTTCTCTAAAGCGAACGCACAAAGCTGGTGGCGGCGGTGGTGGTGTTGGTGGTGGGGGTGGCAGTGCTGTGCAg CTAGGTCCTGTGGACCTGAATCAACTGGAGGAGCAAAAGGAAAAAGTTCTGCGTATCATACATCAG AGAGCTGACTCTTTCGAGGAATCAAATAAGACACCCACCCCAATGGCATCTGCTGAATCTTTAG AGCCGCACTACGAAAAATTACTTGTCG TTCACAGAACGCCTAGTAAGGAGTTAAGAAAGG CTCACGGGCACATGCCGCGGATATCAGTTGTAACGCAAGAACAATTTGAAGAATTGGCAGACATGGTCCGCCAGCTTCAACGCAAACTTTTGCCTCTCGGTACTCCGACGTTTCCGGAGCACATTGAACTTATGGAAGAACTTCGTAAAGGTGCTTCTCTCACCGATGCCATGGCGGCATTACAACTGTCAGCTCGATTAGAAGCGACAGAAAAAGGACTGGAACATATCATTGGAATGGTCACAGAATTAGCTAAAAGAACGCCTGGCGTAGTTGTAGAC GAAACATTGTTTCATTTTGGTATCCGTCCTGAAGGAGCGATGGCTCATGGCGGGGCCATTGGCGGCGGAGGCGGATACGGCGGTGAAGGTGTAGGTGGAGGCGTAGGTTACCGGGGAGGCGGTAGTACTAGGCCTGGAAGTAGTAGTACTAGACCTGGAAGTGGTGTTCCATCAAGCGGTGCGTCAGGGATTAGTGGGCATACAGGAGCCGGTGGAGTAACTGGCGGTGGAGTAGGTAGTGCCCGTGCGGGCACCCCGAACACTACGTCTGGCAGTGGTCGGGGTTCTGGTAGTGGCCGTGGATCGGGGAGCTCCGGGAGTGGAAGTGCTGGACGTCATGGAAAACACGGTATTAAATCTGGAGGTGTGAGTACTGCAACGAGCACCTTTGGTTCCGAGGCAGGCACTTACACAACTCAGCAAAGTGATAGAAGCCCACAAAAACACTACTCGACACATCCAAGATCTCAAGAAGAGACATCCGAAGCAGCAACTGATACTACTGAATCTAAAGAAACGGGAACAGGTCATTCGAAAGTAACAGATGAATCAAAGGCTTCAAGCGAATTTGCAATAAAAGTGGAACACGTCACATTCCAAGCTTTGGA tgAAGCTATGAATGAATTGCACACCAGCATATTTAATACAGTAACAGCGATTACGAAACGTACTACAAAAACTGCCGAGAATGCCTTCAAGTTAGCTTCGAGTTTAG aggGAAAACTCGAAGCAGGTTTGGTAGCTAGTGCACGAATGAATACGCTAGAAGACCTTGTCGATCAGTATGCAGCTCAAATTAACGCTCTAGATACTGGTCTCTCGTCtcag ATGACCAATTATCAAGAACAGTTAACACAAATGCAGCATGATTTAGAAGTTGGGTTAGAAACAATGGCTGAAGTTCTAGCTAACACAGGAGGAGATACAGCAG CGGTTGCTGAGCTTAATTCACATTTTACAACTCTTCAAATGGACTTTGACAATATGCTGTATCGACAAAGAGAGTTGAAGGACTGTCTTGAATCAATATCATTTGACCTcgaa GGTCTATGgaaacaaattgaaatgttGAGGGACATTAAATCTGATCGCGAAGAAGTCGTTGATGCCCTAAGAGACAAAGCTGGTATAGGTGAATTAAATGGACTTGTATCGTTACATCAATTTGAGGCAGTAAGAGGTGATTTCGAAAAGCGCATCGCTGCAGCTTATGACAAATTTAATAACCAAGAAGTAATTTGGCAA AAAGCCATTGACGACCTCGTAAGGGAACTTAACGAAAAAGCGGATATAGTTCAAGTGGAATCTTTGAAGAGCGAAATCAACAAATATCTCAATATTATGAAGGGTCGTATGCAATTCTTGATTGATATTGTGGGAGAACCAAAATCTGCAATGCTTTCAAGAAAATTATTCAGAGACACTGCGTGTCTCTCCTGTGGGAGTCCAGCCCATATGGACCATGAAGAACCCTGTGTTGTACCGGCTTTACCAAAGTTCCATTCGGGCAGAAAACCAGCGGAAGGTGCAGAAGCTAGACTGCCTAAAGGAGATGGTGACCATGGAATTTGTTATCCTGGTTTGCCTTTACCACATCCGAGGGATCCAAg ATCGCACATTTGTACGCGATATTGTGGAGGTTCGCATACTTTAATAAACGACGCACCACCCAGGCCACCTCCGGGATTAGATGTTGTGAAGGTCGTGAGAGAAATTACCACGGCAGAGGGAACAGACGGAAGG ATGTATGTGGTCGATAACCCTGAAAAATTTCCATGTAAACCATGCAACCTGAAGAAAAATCCTCCTACGCCAACAGAGATAATTAAAG atCCAACTACAGTCGATTACGCTGACGTCACACCACCTCCAGACTCGCAAATGACTGCAGGACTTGGAAGTGGCGAGCCTACATTACTGCAGGATCAAACTGTCCCAGAATTGACAAATTAA